The sequence TGAAGAACTGACACCGAGACTAATGGATAAGTTCTATCAGAGCCTATTGAAAGTCAAGACAAAATCGGTGCAGAACAAAAAGCCAAAAAACGAATATCTGACTGTACATACCGTAAGAGAAATCCATAAGTTTTTAAGAAGTGCCTTTAATCAGGCAGTAAAATGGGAGCTGATGACAAGAAATCCGGTTCTCAATGCAACCCTACCGAAAGAGGAACATCAAAAACGAGAGATTTGGACAGCGGAAACGCTTATGCACGCTCTCGAAGTGTGCGACGATGACATTCTCTCTTTAGCTATCAATCTTTCCTTCGCCTGTTCACTACGAATGGGAGAAATGCTTGGACTGACTTGGGATTGTGTTGATATATCTGAGGAAAACTTGAAAGACAACAATGCTTCCATCTATGTAAATAAGGAGCTTCAGCGTGTAAACAGAGATGTAATGGAGGTTCTTGAAAACAAAGATATTATCCGTATATTTCCGAGAACCTTATCAAATACAAACACCTCTCTCGTTTTGAAAACACCTAAGACGAAAACGAGTGTGAGAAAAATATTCTTACCGTCAACCGTTGCTCAAATGCTGTTGGAGAGGAAAAAGCAGATTGATGAAATGAAAGAACTTTTTGGAGACGAGTATTTTGATTACAACTTGGTATTCTGTCATTCGTCAGGCAGACCGATGAAAGGTCAGGTAATCAACCGTGCCTTGAAAAAGCTGATAAAGGATAATGACCTCCCCGATATAGTGTTTCACAGCTTCCGCCACGCAAGTATTACCTACAAGCTGAAATGGAACGGCGGCGATATGAAATCCGTTCAGGGCGACTCAGGACACGCAAGAATGGATATGGTAGCCGATGTTTACAGCCATATCATTGACGAGGACAGACGCTACAATGCACAGAAATTTGAGGAACAGTTCTACAATGCCAAAGGACTGAAAAATGTTGAAGAAGGCAAAACTGCTCCTATGCCAAAGTTTGAAACCTCCGTTGAATTGCTTGACCCGATGGCAGAGGTTCAGGAAACTCCTGTAGAGGAAGAAGAAAATTCCGATGACAACAGTGTAGAAGAAAATGCTTCTCTGATTGCAAAACTGTTATCCAACCCGGAAGCAGCGGCGTTGTTAAAGGCATTGGCAAAAACAATATAGACCGAAAAAATGGCAATCCGCAAGGGTTGCCATTTTAATGCCCAAATAAAGCCTTGAAATTGATACTCAAAATCAGTATAATAAAAACACGAATTTGATAAGATACTCGAAAATAACGAAAAAGTGCTACGGCGATTTAGCACTCGCAACGAGTATCAGATTAACTGAATGATGTCCCCCAAAAATCTTTGCATTTGCTAATACCTTGCTAAAATGAAGGGAAAAGACGGCGTAAAATTAGCAGATTTCATAAGAGAAATTATTAACACTAAAATTTCGGAAAAGCCAGTAAAATCAAGGATTTTTGAGGATTTCGAGGGAATAAGAAAAGCCCCTCCGAGACTTCTCCTAAGCGGTAGGCCGGAGGTTCAAATCCTCTACGGGACGCCAAAAGCTGCAAGCCACCCGGCCTTGCGGCTTTTTCTTTGCTTTTCCACGGCAGAAATTTGGCTGCCGCAGACAGGTAAGCCTTGACTAACAGCCAGGCAATCCAGTACAGTAAAGAGATAGAAATATATGGAGAAAAGGAGACCGACCGATGACGCTGAAAGAACTGGAAGTGGGCAAAAGCGCCGTAATCCGCCGCGTGGGCGGCGCGGGCGCGCTGCGCCAACATTTTTTAGATATGGGCATGATCCCCGGAGCAGAGGTAACGGTCATCAAGCTGGCGCCCATGGGCGACCCGATGGAAGTACAGGTGCACGGCTATGAGCTGACCCTGCGCCTGGCAGAAGCGCAGCAAATCGACATTCAGCCCATTGGGCGCCGCAGCCGCAGTCACACATTCAAAGACCGAGCCAAGGACCAGGACCACCCGGGGCTGGGCGAAAACGGCAAATTCCACAGCAAAGCGGACGAGCACCCCTTACCGGACGGTACCGTGCTGACCTATGCGCTGGTGGGCAACCAAAACTGCGGCAAGACCACCTTGTTTAACCAACTGACCGGTGCCAAGCAGCATGTGGGCAACTTTCCCGGCGTAACCGTGGATCGCAAAAGCGGCGCCATTCGCGGCTACCCAAACACGGAGGTTACGGACCTGCCGGGCATCTATTCCATGTCGCCCTTCAGCAGCGAGGAGATCGTCTCCCGCAACTTTGTACTGCAGGATAAGCCCACGGCCATCATCAACATTGTTGACGC comes from Oscillospiraceae bacterium and encodes:
- a CDS encoding site-specific integrase; protein product: MASIVKRKNRYSVVYTYKDDDGTQHQKWETFDTNADAKKRKTQIEFEQQTGTFIVPTATTVADLLEEYCSVYGVNNWAMSTYRSKKGLMYNYIIPLIGDVKLEELTPRLMDKFYQSLLKVKTKSVQNKKPKNEYLTVHTVREIHKFLRSAFNQAVKWELMTRNPVLNATLPKEEHQKREIWTAETLMHALEVCDDDILSLAINLSFACSLRMGEMLGLTWDCVDISEENLKDNNASIYVNKELQRVNRDVMEVLENKDIIRIFPRTLSNTNTSLVLKTPKTKTSVRKIFLPSTVAQMLLERKKQIDEMKELFGDEYFDYNLVFCHSSGRPMKGQVINRALKKLIKDNDLPDIVFHSFRHASITYKLKWNGGDMKSVQGDSGHARMDMVADVYSHIIDEDRRYNAQKFEEQFYNAKGLKNVEEGKTAPMPKFETSVELLDPMAEVQETPVEEEENSDDNSVEENASLIAKLLSNPEAAALLKALAKTI